The DNA segment CGCGCGGCGCAGGCGCGGGTCCGCGGTGAGCAGGGGGATGTCGAGGTGGCTGACCAGTGCCACGTCGAGCGCGTCGTAATGCGTGAGGTTGTGCCGCAGGGTCCAGGCTCGTCGAGCATGCGCGCCGGCGGGTGGATAGCGGTCGTTGACAAGCAGGCCGCCGACGCGCAGCGCGGCAGCAGGTTGCCAAACTCGGCGTCGATCACATGTGGTGCGTGCCATCGCATCCCGGGCAGCCGTGCCCGCAACAGGTCGGCCTCCGCGGTCTTGCCGACCAAGGCCAGCACCAGCGCCGACGTCGTCGATAACGTCGTCGTTCACCGCCGGTGCACCGCCGGTCTAGAGCCAGGTCCGCGGCGCTGATATGGTTGTATGGTTTTGTTGATATGGTTCGCAGTATGAAGACCACCGTGAATCTTCCCGACGAGCTCGTCCGAGCGGCTCAGGAACTTGCGCGCCGTGAACGGACCACCTTGCGGGAGTTGATCGAAACTGGGCTGCGCGGCGTCGTCGAGCAACGCTGCGGCGACTCACGGTTCGCACTTGCCGACGCAAGCGTCGACGGCGAGGGCTTACAGCCATCGTTTCGCGGGGCGTCCTGGGAAAAGATTCGGAACACGATCTACCAAGACCCGGCATGATCGCCGTCGATACCAACATCCTGGTGTACGCACACCGGCGCGACGCCGAATTCCACGCCGTGGCGGCGCCCACCGTGAAGGCGCTCGCCGAGGGAAGACCGGCCTGGGCGATACCGTGGCCATGCCTGCACGAGTTCTTCGCGATCTGCACGCACCCAAAGATCTACAACCCGCCCAGCACCCGAAGCCAAGCGATCGCCCAAATCGATGCGTGGCTTGCTTCGCCAACGCTGTCCGTGCTGGGTGAGCCGACTGGCTATTGGGACCAACTGAAGACGATGCTCACGGCCGGCAGGATCGTCGGGTCCATGGTGCACGACGCCAGGATCGCCGCACTCTGCGCATCCCACGGTGTGCGTGAATTATGGTCGGCCGACCGGGATTTCGGACGCTTCAGTTCTACGCTGCTCGTGCGAAATCCGTTGGTCAGCTGATCGATCGGCGCGCTTGTTCCGCGTAGCGCGGCGACTCTTCTTTAAGCCCGAAGTTCCCTCCCGCTTGGCTACGAATCAATATTCCGGCCGTATTCACCAGTCGATTCGCTTCAGCTGTTCTCGCACAACCTTTTCCAGCCGCGCCGACTCGTCGAATGCCGCCCTGAGCTGCGTCGTTAGCCGCGCAATCTTCCGATCTGCGGGCTCTTCGTCGTCCTTGACATCAGGTGCACCCACATATCTCCCTGGTGTTAGCGCATAATCCTCTGCCTTGATATCCGTCAGCGTGACTGACCTACAAAAGCCCGTAACATCCTCATAGGTCAGGCCCTTCACAGCAGCCGACGTTGATCCGCGCCACGCATGGTAGGTCTCGCCGATGCGCAGGATCTCTTCGGTGGACAGCGCCCGCTCGGCCCGGTCAACCATGTAGCCGAATTCGCGTGCATCGACAAACAACACCTGCCCGGATCGGTCAACCGACCCCTGCGCGCCTGCCGTCTTGTCTTTGGCGAAGAACCATAGACACACCGGAATTCCGGTGCTACGGAATAGCTGAGTAGGAAGTGCAACCATGCACGAAACTAGATCTGCTTCAACGATCTTGGCACGAATGTCACTCTCTCCGTTGGAGTTCGAGGACATCGAACCGTTTGCCATCACCACCCCAGCCTGGCCTCCGGGCGCCAATTTGGACAAGATGTGCTGGATCCACGCATAGTTTGCGTTGTTGGCCGGCGGGATACCGAAGCGCCAACGTGGGTCCACTTCGTTGCGGGCCCAGTCCTTGATGTTGAACGGAGGATTGGCCATCACGTAGTCCATCGGCACGTTCGGGTGCTGGTCGCAGATGAACGTGTCAGCCCACCGCGGGCCAAGCCCTGTGTTGTCGATCCCATGGATGGCAAGGTTCATCTTTGCCATCCGCCAGGTCTGTTCGACGCTTTCCTGGCCGTAGATCGAAATGTGGTTGGGGTCGCCATTGTGCTCATCAATGAACTTCTCGGTCTGCACGAACATGCCGCCGGATCCACAGCACGGGTCATACACCCGACCTCGGGCCGGCGCCAGTACCTCGACGATCACCTTGACCACACTTGGCGGCGTAAAGAACTCCCCACCCCGCTTTCCTTCCGCATGAGCGAAATTGGCGAGGAAGTACTCGTACACCTCACCCATCAGATCCCGTGCGCGGTGCTCACCCTGCCGGCAAAAGCGCGCGCCGCTGAACAGGTCGATCAGCTCGCCCAGCCGGCGCTGGTCGATGTTGTCTTTGTGGTAGATCCGCGGCAGCGTGCCAGCCAGTGTCGGGTTGGCCGCCATCACCGCGTCCATCGCTTCGTCGATGAGCTGACCGATGTTCTTCGCCGGCTCATCACCGACCGCCGGCTTGCCGTTCGCATTCTGCGCCAAGTACTTCCAGCGAGCGTTAGGTGGAACCACGAACGCACCGTGTCCAAAGCATTCCTCAGGGTCGTCGACCGGATCTTCGATCTGAGACTCGCCCGGGCTGTTGGCCGCCATTTCCGCACGGATCGCTGCACGCCGTTCGTCGTAGGCGTCGGAAACGTACTTGAGGAACACCAGGCCGAGGACCACGTCCTTGTATTGGCTGGCCGACAGCGACCCACGCAGCTTGTCGGCGGCCTTCCACAGAGTATCCTTGAGCTCCTTCCTCGTCGACGGGGCCTGCGGCCCCCGCTTCTTCCTCGGCGACATCCCCGGATCCTTCCTATCGGTGCCCCGCGCGATGCCCGACATGGCGGGTTTCGCGTCGAGCATCAAGGCCCAGCGGCGACCCCGTGGGCCAACGCCTTCTCGAGGTCGCATGCCGTGGCTCGTCGGCTCACCTCGCACTCGCCCTGCAGCTGCGAGCCGTTGGGCTTCATCACACACCATCACCGGCATGCTCCATCGCTACCGTTCGAGTCCAGCGGCAGCCAGCTCGTTGATCACTGCCGCCAGCACATTGGGCGACGGACTCGGCCATATCGCCCGACCCGCCGATGCGTGCCTGCGAGAAAACGATCGCGGGCGACTCATGCCGTTCCTGGGGGCACCACCCATTCCACGGGTTGCCGTGTGATGCCAGCGATGCGTTCGAAGTCTTGATCGTAGTGCATGACCGATATGCCGTGATGCTCGGCGACCGCCGCGATAATCAAGTCCGGGATCTTGACCGAGCGATGAAATCCCTTGTCGGTCAATGCTTCTTGGATCTCCCATGCGCGATCCCACACCGCGTCGGGGGTGTTGACGTATTCGAGCGCGTCACGCCGGTAGGTGCCCAGTGTTCGATGGTCCTCGCGGGAGCGCGCCGAGACTCCGAACTCGAGATCGGTAATGCCACACCGGGCCAGTAGACCGCGTTCCATCAACGGTTCCAAGCGATGTCGGACCGCGGGGATGTGAGCGCGGTACACCGCTGATTTGTCGAGCAAAAAGCGAGTGGTCATGCCGTGTTCGCTGGGTGGCCGTCTCGCCACATTGTGTCGACCAGGGCTTCGTCCTCGATTCCGGTTGCGTTCTCGGCCATCCGGTTCATGAGCGAGCGGGCGGCGCTGGCTCGCAGCGCGGCCCTTAGGGCGGCATGCACGGTGTCTTTCTTTGTCGTGGTACCGAGTTCCTTGGCGGCCCGAGCAAGCAGGTCGTCATCGATGTCGATCATGGTTCGAGTCACACCTAGAGAGCATACCAAGAACACATATCATTAATGCATATATCGGATGTGTCCGCGGGGACTCAGGCGCACGCCGGTCGGATGTCGGTGTGGGTGAAGTCATCACCGCGAAAGAGCAGCGGCTCCCCGGTGACCTGGGCCAGGGCGTAGCTGTAGGTATCGCCGAGGTTGAGACGGGCCGGATGGCCGCTGCCACGGCCGTAGTCGCGAAACGCCTGCGCGGCCACGCGGGCCTGGTCGGCGTCGACGGCTTCGATATGGATTCCGTAGTCGCCCAGCAAACGGTCCACCAGTCGAGAGATCTCCGGCCGGTCCCGCCGCTGCATGATCGCGCACAGTTCGACGTAGTTGGGCGCGGACATTCGGGAGTTCGGTGAGCGCTCCAGCGCATCCTTGAGCGCCGGCGCGCCCGATTCACCGCTCACGATGGCGACGATGGCCGACGTGTCGACGATCACCGCGGTAAACCGCTGTCATCGTAGAGGTCGACTTCGTATCGCCGAAGCGCGCGCTTGTCGTCGTCGCTGAGCAGCTTGTCGAGGTCACGCAGGGTCTCGTCCGCCGCGGCACGCCGGGACTCGGCGCGTGCAATGTCCTCGCGGTCCAATTCCGAGAGGCGGCGCGCGACGGCGTCCTCGATCGTCGCCGTCTGGTTGGTGCCGTGCGCGCGGCCAGTTCACGTACCAGCGCAACGGTGCGCTGGCTCTTGATGTTGCTACCGGCTAGCGGGTAGACCATCCATCCCGGACATCAACAGTGGAAGCAGCGCATCGCGGCACGACGCCAGGCGCGCGGATTCGATCCGCCGCCCATGACACAGCGCACCCAGGCTCGCTATCACGGCTGCTTGTCCGGCGGTCAACCGACGCACATCGCGCACCCGAACCCGCAGGAGTTCGCGCGGCTGGATTCGTTGGCGGCTTCCCGTCATGCCCGCGACCAGTTGCCGCAGTGTTGCCAGGACATCGGGTTGTCGCAACGCCGCCCACACGGCTGAGGTGTCGACGCCAAGTGGCCGCAGCACGACGAACTCCGTACTTGCCAACGCCATTTCCGACGGCAGGCTGGTGACGTTCCAGACTCGCGGGATGCGCGGATTCAACTTCGGAAACAACACACACGGCTCCGACAGGACGAACTTTGCGCTCCTGATCGTTCGCCCGGCGACGCGACTGGGCTGGGCGCCGCCATCGAATGCCGAAAAACTGTAATGAGCGACGCGGTCAGCGAACTTCTCCGGATCAAGACACGCGGTTGACCTCTTTGCCAGGCTGGACAACGGCACGTGCTCAGAGAGCTGCCCGACGATCGCAAGCATCAACGCCTCGGCGGCTTCGATGACCCGGTCGTTAGCGGCTATCTTGTCGTCGAAGGCGCCCAGAACCTCGCCGACACGAGGGCGGTCAGGCGCGGCGACGGCCGGGATTGACACGTTGCGCAGAACGCTCTGACTCAGCAGCGGCTGTCCCGATCCGGCGCGATGTCGATTGAGCCCGAGACCCAGGAGCGCGTAATACCAATATCGCGTCTCCTCGGGCTTCTTGGCCCGACACACCAGCGCGTTGTCGGTTACCCACGCAGCGGAATCGCAATAGCGCAAGCTACCGCAATACGAACCGACGCGGCCGACGACGATCAGCGGGCCACGGGCGTTGTGTTCGGCCGCGTATCCGATGACCCCGTTGGCGCCGTAGACGGGGTAGCGACCGCCGGACTCCCGCACTGGCGAAGCACGTCCATTGGAGAAATCGAGATGATCCCCCAGCCTTACCTTTTCGACTCTTTCGACGCCAGTCATCAGCTGACCCGCTTGGCGGCCGAGCGGCGCTCCCCGGCCAGATCGCCCCGGGTGCCGACGCTGATTCCACACAGCTCCAACCAGGACGCCATCGACGCCAGCCCACCGGCCAGCGCGACGGCCACCCGGCGGGCCTGCGCGGCGCTCATGAGCGGGGCGCCGCGACGATGCAGAGCGAAGCGATGAGGAGGAGCGGCGCTCATGAGCAGGCGCCGCGACGATGCAGAGCAAAGCGATGAGGAGGAGCGGCGCTCATGAGCAGGCGCCGCGACGATGCAGAGCAAAGCGATGAGGAGGAGCGGCGCTCATGAGCAGGCGCCGCGACGATGCAGAGCAAAGCGATGAGGAGGAGCGGCGCTCATGAGCAGGCGCCGCGACGATGCAGAGCAAAGCGATGAGGAGGAGCGGCGCTCATGAGCGGTAGTAGCTGTGCAACCGGTATCGCAACCCGGACCGACTGATCAGCCACTCCCCCGTCTCGGCCAGCCAGGTGTCGTCGAGTACCGGGGCCAACGCGTCGCCGTCGTCTCGGGGCAGGTCGATGTCGACCTCGGTGACCTCACATCTGCTGGCCCGCGGCAGGGCCAGCGCATAGATTTGCGCCCCGCCGATCACCCAGGTCTCCGGCCCGGTCAGGGCCGCCTCAAGTGAACCGACCACCTGGGCCCCGGGTGCCACGAAGTCAGTTTGGCGGCTCAGTACGACATTTCGCCGTCCGGACAGCGGCCGGGCGCCGGGCGGCAAGGAGTCCCAGGTCCGCCGGCCCATCACCACGGTGTGACCCATGGTGACCCGTTTGAAGTGGGCCAGGTCTTCGGGCACCCGCCAGGGGATGTCGCCGCCGCGGCCGATGACACCGGACGTCGACTGGGCCCAGATCAGGCCCAGCTCTGTCATATGCGCCCCTGTTTGATCCCGGCTTGAAAGCTGTCCGAGCCGGCGTCGTCGTCGGCACGCGTCATACGGCGACGGGGGCTTTGATCGCCGGGTGTGGGTCGTAGTTCTTCACGACGATGTCCTCGTACGTGTAGTCGAAGAGGGAATCCCTCTGCGCGAGAAACAGTTTCGGATACGGCCGCGGTTCGCGGCTGAGCTGGAGCCGCACCTGCTCGACGTGGTTGTCGTAGATGTGGCAATCCCCGCCGGTCCAGACGAACTCGCCGACATCAAGACCTGCCTGGGCGGCCATCATGTGGGTGAGCACGGCGTAGCTGGCGATGTTGAACGGCACGCCCAGAAACAGGTCGGCGCTGCGCTGGTAGAGCTGGCAGCTCAGCCGGCCGTCGGCGACATAGAACTGGAAGAAGGCGTGACACGGCGGCAGCGCCATCCGCGGGATGTCGCCGACGTTCCAGGCCGACACGATGATGCGCCGGGAATCCGGGTCGGTGCGCAGCAATTCCAGCGCGGCGCTGATCTGGTCGATGTGCTCACCCGACGGGGTTGGCCACGATCGCCATTGCACCCCGTAAATCGGACCGAGATCGCCGGTGTCACTGGCCCATTCGTCCCAGATGCTGACGCCATGCTGCCGTAGCCAGCCGACGTTGGAGTCGCCGCGCAAAAACCACAGCAACTCATACACCACGGACTTGAAATGAACCTTCTTGGTGGTCAGCAACGGGAAGCCAGCCGAGAGGTCGTAGCGGATCTGCTGGCCGAACAGGCTGCGGGTCCCGGTGCCGGTGCGATCGGATTTGGTCGCACCCGTTTCGAGTACCAGGCGCAGCAGGTCTTCGTAGGGCGTCGCGATCGGCACGCGGCCAGCTTAGCGGCGATCGCAAGCGCGGCGAAGCCGGGCGCGGCGGGTCGACGCCAACAAATCTCGCGGCGATCGCAAGCGCGGCGAAGCCGGGCGCGGCGGGTCGACGCCAACAAATCTCGCGGCGATCGCAAGCGCGGCGAAGCCGGGCGCGGCGGGTCGACGCCAACAAATCTCGCGGCGATCGCAAGCGCGGCGAAGCCGGGCGCGGCGGGTCGACGCCAACAAATCTCGCGGCCACAGGAGTACAACGGAGGCCATGCCGAACATCACCGACCGCGTCACCACTCCCGACGGCAGCTGTGCCGTGCGGTTCTTCACCCCCGACGGCCCGGGGCCGTGGCCCGGTGTGGTCATGTTTCCCGACGCGGGCGGGGTGCGCGACACCTTCGACCGGATGGCCGCCAAACTGGCCGGGTTCGGTTATGCGGTGCTGCTTCCCGACGTGTATTACCGCCAGGGCCACTGGCAGCCGTTCGACATGGCAACCGCGTTCGGCGACCCGCACGAGCGGGCGCGGCTGATGTTCATGATCGGCACGCTGACGCCGGACCGGATCACCCGCGACGCCGACGCCTACTTCGACTACCTGGCCGCTCGCCCGGAGGTGGCCGGCGACCGCTTCGGCGTGTGCGGCTATTGCATGGGCGGGCGGATCTCGGTCCGGCTGGCGGGCCGTCTGCCGGAACGCGTGGCCGCCGTGGCGTCCTTTCACGGCGGCGGCCTGGTGACCGACAGCCCGGACAGCCCGCATCTGCTGGCAGACCGGATGAGGGCCACGGTGTACATCGGCGGCGCCCAGAACGACCCGTCGTTCACCGCCGACCACGCCGAACAGGTGGAGAAGGCGCTGACGGCGGCCGATGTGCCGCATCGGATCGAGTGGTATCAAGCCGACCACGGTTTCGCGGTCCCGGACAACCCGCCCTATGACGAGGCCGCCGACGAACGGCATTGGGCGGCGATGACGGAGGTCTTCGGTGCGGCGCTGGCCCGTTAGCCCGGCGTGGACCGCGACACCACCGCAGTAGGCCTGCGCCAGAGCCGCCGCCACGGCCGCGCGGTCCGCGATGCGCATCACCCGGAGGACTGGATCGTCAGCGGCCAGAAGGTGTGGACGTCCATGGCGCAACACGCGCAGTTGGCGATCCTGGTCGCAACGCACCGATCCGAACGTGCCCAAGCACGCTAGCGTGACGCACTTCTTGTACGACATGACGCAACCGGGTATCGAGATTCGGCCGCTACACCAGATAACCGGTGAGGCGGAGTTCAACGAGGTGTTCCTCACAGACGTCCGGGTGCCCGACGCGAACCGGCCCGGCCCGGAGGGGGGCGGCTGGCGGGTTGCGGCCACCACCCTCAACAACGAGCGCCTGGCCATCGCCGCGGCTGTGGGTCGAAGCCGAGGTGCTGCGGCTCACCGGTGAACGGTTGCGCTAGCAGGCCGCCACCGGTCAGCCCGGCTGCGGAAGGCGCCGGCATGAAGGTGGCCTTCGCCCGTCTGGCACAACAGATCTCGGGTATCGAACTGGAACTGCACCCGGAAACCGGCCTGCACTACGACGACTGGACGCTGCGCAGGCCCGACACGGCCGCCGGCCGGCGGCGCACCCGCGGCGGACAGTTGCGCCTCAACCTGCGCCTGCAATGAACGCGGCAGCCCGAGCCCGCCGCTGCCCAGCGGAAAGTGTACCCACGCCAGCCCCCCCGCGTCGAACCGTTCTCCGAGGAAGACCCGCGTCCCGGTGGTCGCCGGGTCGTGTTCGGCGAGCAGCGCCCGCACCCGCGCGTTCAGCTCCGCGCCGGTGCCGTCGGGGCGTTGTGCGAAGTGCTCACCGTGCGCTTTCCGGTTGGGCGCGAAAACCCGCCGCGCTGCCCAGTAGCAGACCGCCGTCGATCACCATCGTCTCGCCGGTGATCCAGCTCGCGTCGTCGGACACCAGGAACGCCACCGCTTTGGCCACGTCGACGGGTTCACCGATGCGTCCCATCGCGATGGTCGCCGCCAGCGGATCCTCGTGGTCCTTCCAGAGCGCCTCGGCGAGTCTGGTGCGCACCACGCCGGGGCAGATCGCGTTGACCCGGATGCGCGGTGAAAGTTCCAGCGCCAGTTGTTTGGTGACGTGAATCAACGCGGCCTTGGTCGCGTTGTACAGGCCCATGGCGGGCGCTTGATGCATGCCGCCGATCGATGCGGTGTTGACCACCGCGCCGCCGTGTTCGCCCATCCATGCCTTGACCACGAGCGAGGTCCACATCAGCGGCGCCCACAGGTTGACGTCGAAGATCTTGGCGAAGCGAGCGTGGTCCTGCTCGATCAGCGGACCGTATGCGGGGTTGGTCCCCGCGTTGTTGATCAGGATGTCCACGCTGCCGAAACGCTGCAGCGCGAGGTCGACGCAAGCCCGGGCGGCATCCTCGTCGACCGCGTGTGCGCCGACGCCCACCGCCCCTTCGCCGACTTGGGCGGCGGCGTTTTCGGCAGCCTCCTGCTTGCGGGCGGTGAGCACCACGTGGGCACCCGCCTCGGCCAGGCGTTGCGAGATCGCCAGCCCGATTCCCCTCGAGGCGCCGGTGATTATCGCGGTACGGCCGGTCAGATCCCGTGAGGACATTGTGGTACGCCTTCTGTCGCGTTCGTGGCCGGACCCGCAGGGCACGCATCCACCTGGCATGCGAATGTTAGCGAGGGCGACCGCGATGAAACCACCGGCGGCGGCCGTCGTCACCGAGGCCGTCTCCGCGGCCGCCGACACCGTCGGCTTCCGCGTAGACCACAGCCGTCTGGACACCCGATTATGGTGCCGGTGGCGATGACTTGCGCCGTTTGTGACGGTGCCGGCGTCGCCGCCGATGCCTCGTTGTCGCCATCAGACGACGACCTGTTTGGGCATCACGATGGGCTTGAAGCCATAGCGCGGCCCGGCGTAGGCACCCGCGCCCTTGGCGGCCGCGGCCATCCCAGGCATCCCCGCGATCACCCCGGCATCCTCGGGAACGGCCCATCCGCTGCCCTCCAACGCCGTGGCACCGGAGGTCATTGCGGGTGCGGCCGTTGACCAACTCGCCGGGACCGACAGGCCGCCGACCGAGGCGGCCTCGCCCAGACCCGCCGACACCGCGGCTCCGCCCAAGCCGGCTGGCGTCACCGTGGGTGCCAATCCCGCCGCTCCCGCAGCCGCCGGTGCTACAGCAGCGGCGGCGGCCTCGGCGGATGCCGGTGCGGCGCCGGCAAGGACGTGGTGAAGGAGCACGGCGTTCGCGATGCCGGCCATGACAAACCAGGCCGCGGTGTTGACCGCGCCGTTGATGGCGTTTTGCACAAACGGAATCCCAAGCAGGGCTTCGATGTCCTGGATGATTCCGCCCAACCCCGTCGCCTGGGCGGCCGACGCGACCGGGGATGCGAGCCCCATCACCGCGTTGGGCAGGTTGGCGATCAGGTTCCCCAGGCCCACCTGCTGGACGGTGCTGGCCGCGACGGCCTGGCTGACCGCGGCGGCTTGGCCGGCCAGCCCGGCCGGGTTGATGGTCTGCCACGGCGTGGTCAACGGGTTCAACATTCCAGCGGCCGCCGAGGAGGCCGCGTAGCCGTACATCGCCAGCGCGTCTTGGGCCCACATCTCGGCGTAGTGGGCCTCGGTGGCCATGATCGCCGGCGTGTTTTGACCCAGCACGTTGGTCGCCACCAGTGCGGCCAGCAGGGCCCGGTTGGCCGCGACCTCGGCCGGGGGCACAGTCAAGGCGAACGCCGTCTCGTAGGCGGCCGCCGATGCCAGGGCCTGCGAACCCGCGTGCGCCGCGGCCTCGGCGGTGTAGGTCAACCAGGCCAAGAACGGCTGGGCCGCGGCGGCCATCGCCAACGACGCGGGACCCAACCACTGCTCGGTGGTCAGCTGCGTGATCACCGACTCGAAGGAGGATGCCGTGGCGCTCAACTCGACGGCAATGGCGTTCCACGCGGCCGCCGCGGCCATCATCGGCGCCGCGCCCGCGCCGATGTACATGCGCGCGGAGTTGATCTCCGGGGGTAATGCTCCGAAATCCATTGTTATCCCTTTTCTTGAGATGGTTCGCCGGGTGCTTAGACGGCCGCGGGTTTTGGCATGACGATGGGCTTGATGCCATAGCGCGGCGCGCCGAAGCCCGCGCGGGTGCGTGTGCCCGAGGCCAGCGCCGGCGCCCCGGGAAGGGCCGTGACCCGGCCGGCTTCCGGTGCGGCAGCGGTCCAGCCCGCGCCCTGCAGCACGCCCGCGCCGGTGCCCGACGCCGCCGGTCCGACCCAACTGGGCGGCGCCGCCACTGCGCCGATCGACGATGCCTGGCCCAGGCCAGCCGCGAACGGCGCCTGGCCGAGCGCTGCCGCCCCACCCGCCGCGGTCGCCGCTCCTTCGACGGCTTCGACGGCAGCCACCTCGTTACCGACCTCGGTGGCAACAAGACCGCCGCCCGTCAACGCGAGCAGGTCCGACGCGGCCGAGCCCCAGTTCCCAACCCCGATGTTGACAATGTTGGCGAGATTGGACAGCCAACTGGGGATCTGCCCAGGGGCGGCGGCGAGGATGCTCGAGAGGCCAGACAAGGGGGACGCGGCCGCCGACGAGTTCGCTGCTTCGGTGGCGGCGTATGTCCCGGCGCTGACCTGCAGGGTGTTGACGAACATCTCGTACAGGGCCGTGGCTTCGGCGCTGACCTGTTGGTACAGGGTGCCGTACGCGGTGAAGAGCGACGCCTGCAGCGCGGATACCTCGTCGGCGGCCGCGGGAAACACTCCTGTGGTGGTCGGGGCCGCCGAGGCCGCGTTCTGGGCGGTCATCGCCGAGCCGATGGCGGCCAGCTTGCCCGCCGCGGCGGCCAGCTCTTCGGGCTGTGTGGTCAGGAATGACATCGATTGCTCCTCGCGTTGCGAATGTGCCCACCTGCACTGGCGGAACGATAACTGTGTGGTTGCTAATCAGTTCCTGTGTGTTTGCTGATTAGACCCTGTGGATTGAGATCAGGTTAGCGATCCGCACCCGCCCACCGCCGATCGAGAGGCGCCAGTACTAAATCCATTTACGGCTTATTTACGTCGGCGTGGGTGGTTTTAACACGGTTTTGTGTGCATGTGATGGAAGCTGCCAGGAATGCGCGCGTGGGCACGCCGCGGGGTCTACGGGCACTGCGCTATCGGACGGTCATTGCCGTCATCGCGCGGCGGGACCCCCACCGGACCTGTTTGCGGAGTCGGGAGCGGCCTCCTCGTAGGTCCGGCCCGACTTGATGTCAGCAATGGGCGAGTGCGCTGATCTTGTTCACCTGGCGTTCCATCGCCGCCGCCAAGAGGTCACGCAACGGCGAATCGGGCGTAAGCCCCATCGCCTCGAAACTGGTGGCGGCTTCCTCGGTCTCGTCGACGGCCTCGGCCCCGACGAGCGACAACCAATCATTTTGGGACTTCCCCGGCGCACGATAGAGCATGGCCAAGATCAGCGAATCGTAGATCGTCATCTGGTCCAAGATGCTGCTCAGCGGTGCGTCGGGGGAGGCAGTGACGATCACCGGATCGCCACCAGCCGTCGTGTTGGCGAAGAACCAGTCACGGTCCTCGGGGTAGGAGGTGATCTGACGCCGCACGTCGCTGAGAACTCCATTAAAGTTGGGATGGTCGATCGGCAGGCGCATCCAGATGCCCAGGTTGCCAATCTCGCGTTCGACGTACTCACGAACCTCAGGCAAGACATCGGTGTCGAGTGAGAACGCCAGCGCGTCGCGGTACTCAGCGCGCGCTTCGTCCAGACACTTGCCCCCGCCGATGATGCTCTCTGGCATTGAGTAGAACTGCCACTCTGGGTCATGGGCAGGGTCGAGGCGGTAGATGACGGTTTGCGCCGGCAGCGTCATCAGCTCACCTCACTTCGCGCTTCGGCCTCGGTGAGACCGATGTCTTCAATTAAGACACGCCGGACGTTACTCCCGCTAACGTCGGCATTGTCATGGTATGCGAATGTGAATTCTCTGTTCCGTCCTCGATACTGCCGGTGGCTGCCTGACCTGTGGATAGGTGACCCGCAATGCTTCTCGATAATGCGCGCCAGCCTTGACCCGCGCAACGACGGCCACCGTTCAGCCACAG comes from the Mycobacterium shinjukuense genome and includes:
- a CDS encoding SDR family oxidoreductase, producing MSSRDLTGRTAIITGASRGIGLAISQRLAEAGAHVVLTARKQEAAENAAAQVGEGAVGVGAHAVDEDAARACVDLALQRFGSVDILINNAGTNPAYGPLIEQDHARFAKIFDVNLWAPLMWTSLVVKAWMGEHGGAVVNTASIGGMHQAPAMGLYNATKAALIHVTKQLALELSPRIRVNAICPGVVRTRLAEALWKDHEDPLAATIAMGRIGEPVDVAKAVAFLVSDDASWITGETMVIDGGLLLGSAAGFRAQPESAR
- a CDS encoding PPE family protein codes for the protein MDFGALPPEINSARMYIGAGAAPMMAAAAAWNAIAVELSATASSFESVITQLTTEQWLGPASLAMAAAAQPFLAWLTYTAEAAAHAGSQALASAAAYETAFALTVPPAEVAANRALLAALVATNVLGQNTPAIMATEAHYAEMWAQDALAMYGYAASSAAAGMLNPLTTPWQTINPAGLAGQAAAVSQAVAASTVQQVGLGNLIANLPNAVMGLASPVASAAQATGLGGIIQDIEALLGIPFVQNAINGAVNTAAWFVMAGIANAVLLHHVLAGAAPASAEAAAAAVAPAAAGAAGLAPTVTPAGLGGAAVSAGLGEAASVGGLSVPASWSTAAPAMTSGATALEGSGWAVPEDAGVIAGMPGMAAAAKGAGAYAGPRYGFKPIVMPKQVVV
- a CDS encoding PPE family protein, SVP subgroup, yielding MSFLTTQPEELAAAAGKLAAIGSAMTAQNAASAAPTTTGVFPAAADEVSALQASLFTAYGTLYQQVSAEATALYEMFVNTLQVSAGTYAATEAANSSAAASPLSGLSSILAAAPGQIPSWLSNLANIVNIGVGNWGSAASDLLALTGGGLVATEVGNEVAAVEAVEGAATAAGGAAALGQAPFAAGLGQASSIGAVAAPPSWVGPAASGTGAGVLQGAGWTAAAPEAGRVTALPGAPALASGTRTRAGFGAPRYGIKPIVMPKPAAV